Proteins encoded by one window of Rutidosis leptorrhynchoides isolate AG116_Rl617_1_P2 chromosome 7, CSIRO_AGI_Rlap_v1, whole genome shotgun sequence:
- the LOC139860279 gene encoding uncharacterized protein yields MEVSNVNNGGMFNGMERLVGNNYKYWKMCMEAYLQGQDLWELVAGSDAIIPVETLEQGESRRKWKIKCGKALFALRTSISKEFIEHVRDLNSPKEVWDTLEKLFTKKNTARLQFLENELAISRQEGWSTQPSVEELENLLSNQEALAKQMVKGFENDAVLFSKGKNFKKGSSSKEKEEEQTSYKSNYEKKPPTCYKCGKVGHIKKYCRSKVTKANVACSSNDDDEVKWEQCFTVDTVVKKNQWIIDSGCSNHVTGNGTLLHDVRDHNQNRVVITAENSTHPVKKEGNAIIDVNNNTFALEDVYLIPELTKNLVSVPQITESGKYVLFGPTDVKVLENVKEIVGDVLFTGEKKGSLFVLFAGLLDLIHTDLMGPTKTPSYGGHCYVMVLIDDYSRFTWVKFLKEESEALSKFIEFKEAVESEFGRKGLPRELWAEALQCACHVSNRLPSRPVSSQFSESSKNGEENRDYKFMFPSFDTQEESENDGVSQNQEETPIEEVPTQVRRSTKEKRQPKHLSDYEVNTVTTCFFSGGLTEEPTCYEEAKDSPDWRKAMQEEIDALEKNETWELVKKPEACKPVTCKWVYRLKKNSKGTINKFKARIWGRLDVFLDWKSIN; encoded by the exons ATGGAAGTCTCAAATGTAAACAATGGAGGTATGTTCAATGGTATGGAAAGACTTGTAGGCAACAACTACAAGTATTGGAAGATGTGTATGGAAGCTTATCTCCAAGGTCAAGACCTATGGGAACTTGTGGCTGGAAGCGATGCCATAATTCCCGTAGAAACTCTTGAGCAAGGCGAGTCACGAAGAAAATGGAAGATTAAGTGTGGGAAGGCTCTCTTTGCGTTGAGGACATCAATTAGCAAAGAGTTCATAGAACACGTTCGTGATCTTAACTCGCCAAAGGAGGTTTGGGATACTCTTGAGAAACTCTTTACCAAGAAGAATACCGCACGGTTGCAATTCCTGGAAAATGAGTTAGCAATCTCAAGACAAGAAG GGTGGTCTACTCAACCTTCGGTTGAAGAATTAGAGAATTTGCTCTCTAATCAAGAAGCTTTAGCCAAGCAAATGGTTAAAGGATTTGAAAATGATGCGGTATTGTTTTCAAAAGGGAAGAACTTCAAGAAAGGTTCTTCtagcaaagaaaaagaagaagagcaaACTAGTTACAAAAGTAACTATGAAAAGAAACCTCCTACATGTTACAAGTGTGGGAAGGTTGGTCACATCAAGAAATATTGTCGTTCTAAAGTCACAAAAGCAAACGTGGCTTGTTCAAGCAACGATGATGATGAAGTCAAATGGGAGCAATGTTTTACCGTTGATACGGTTGTTAAGAAGAATCAATGGATTATTGATTCGGGTTGCTCTAATCATGTGACCGGTAATGGAACTCTTCTTCATGACGTTAGAGATCACAATCAAAATCGAGTTGTAATCACGGCCGAGAACTCAACTCATCCGGTTAAAAAGGAAGGTAAtgctattattgatgttaataataatacttttgctttggaagaTGTTTATCTTATTCCTGAATTGACCAAGAATCTAGTTTCAGTACCTCAAATTACCGAATCTGGAAAATATGTTCTTTTTGGTCCAACGGATGTGAAGGTCCTTGAGAATGTCAAGGAGATTGTGGGTGATGTTCTTTTCACGGGAGAAAAGAAAggttctttgtttgtgttgttcgcag GTTTGCTTGACTTGATTCATACGGACTTGATGGGGCCAACAAAAACACCAAGTTATGGCGGTCATTGCTATGTCATGGTGTTAATTGATGACTATTCTCGGTTTACTTGGGTGAAATTTCTAAAGGAGGAAAGTGAAGCCTTATCAAAGTTCATAGAGTTCAAAGAAGCGGTAGAATCAGAATTTGGGAGAAAG GGGCTGCCTAGGGAGCTATGGGCGGAAGCACTTCAATGTGCTTGTCATGTGTCTAATCGGTTACCATCTCGGCCAG tgtcTTCTCAATTTTCTGAATCAAGCAAAAATGGTGAAGAAAATAGAGATTATAAATTTATGTTTCCTAGCTTCGACACTCAAGAAGAAAGTGAGAATGATGGTGTTTCTCAAAATCAAGAAGAGACGCCTATTGAAGAAGtaccaactcaagttagaaggtcaaCAAAAGAAAAAAGACAACCAAAACATCTAAGTGACTATGAGGTGAACACAGTCACAACTTGTTTCTTTTCAGGTGGCTTAACTGAAGAACCAACATGTTATGAAGAAGCTAAAGATTCTCCGGATTGGAGaaaagcaatgcaagaggagattgATGCATTGGAAAAGAATGAAACTTGGGAGCTTGTCAAGAAACCTGAAGCATGTAAACCAGTTACTTGCAAATGGGTCTACCGTTTGAAGAAGAACTCGAAAGGAACCATTAATaagtttaaggctcg AATCTGGGGGAGATTGGATGTTTTCTTGGATTGGAAGTCgataaattag